One region of Skermanella mucosa genomic DNA includes:
- a CDS encoding D-amino acid dehydrogenase: MKVLVLGSGVIGVTSAYFLAKAGHEVTVVDRQPGAGLETSYGNAGEVSPGYSSPWAAPGLPFKAVKWLFMKNRPLVIWPKPDPAQWMWGLSLLRNCTAERYETNKARMVRIAEYSRDTLRDLRAEAGIRYDERSKGTLQLFRKQEQLDATGADIAILKRFGVPFELLDRDGCIAAEPALAQVREKFAGGLRLTGDETGDCFKFTQALAERARDLGVTFKYGVGIRRLTGDGRRITGAVTDQGELTADRYVVALGSYSPLLLKPLGIRIPVYPVKGYSLTVPITDPAGAPESTVMDETYKVAVTRLGDRIRVGGTAELAGYDLTLRPSRRGPLDHVVTDLFPRGGDVSRAEYWTGLRPMTPDGPPIIGPTPLANLYLNTGHGTLGWTMAAGSGRVLADMVSGRAADIDLEGLTIGRYGVGTGGDPAPARGAHA, encoded by the coding sequence GTGAAGGTACTGGTTCTCGGCAGCGGCGTCATCGGCGTCACCTCGGCCTACTTCCTCGCCAAGGCCGGCCACGAGGTCACCGTGGTGGACCGCCAGCCCGGGGCGGGGCTGGAGACCAGCTACGGCAACGCGGGCGAGGTCTCCCCCGGCTACTCCTCCCCCTGGGCGGCGCCGGGCCTGCCGTTCAAGGCGGTCAAGTGGCTGTTCATGAAGAACAGGCCGTTGGTGATCTGGCCGAAGCCGGACCCGGCGCAGTGGATGTGGGGCCTGTCCCTGCTGCGCAACTGCACGGCGGAGCGGTACGAGACCAACAAGGCCCGGATGGTCCGCATCGCCGAGTACAGCCGCGACACGCTCCGCGACCTGCGCGCCGAGGCCGGCATCCGGTACGACGAGCGCAGCAAGGGCACGCTCCAGCTCTTCCGCAAGCAGGAACAGCTCGACGCCACCGGCGCCGATATCGCAATCCTGAAGCGCTTCGGCGTGCCGTTCGAGCTGCTCGACCGCGACGGCTGCATCGCGGCGGAGCCGGCGCTGGCCCAGGTGCGCGAGAAGTTCGCCGGCGGCCTGCGCCTGACCGGGGACGAGACCGGCGACTGCTTCAAGTTCACCCAGGCGCTGGCCGAGCGCGCCCGGGACCTGGGCGTCACCTTCAAGTACGGCGTCGGCATCCGGCGCCTGACCGGCGACGGCCGCCGGATCACCGGCGCGGTGACCGACCAGGGCGAGCTGACGGCCGACCGCTACGTGGTGGCTCTGGGCAGCTATTCGCCGCTGCTGCTGAAGCCGCTCGGCATCCGCATCCCGGTCTACCCGGTCAAGGGCTACTCGCTGACCGTGCCGATCACCGACCCGGCCGGCGCGCCGGAATCGACCGTGATGGACGAGACCTACAAGGTCGCCGTCACCCGCCTCGGCGACCGCATCCGAGTCGGCGGCACGGCCGAGCTGGCCGGCTACGACCTCACCCTCCGCCCGTCGCGCCGGGGGCCGCTGGACCATGTGGTAACCGACCTGTTCCCCCGCGGCGGCGACGTGTCGCGGGCCGAGTACTGGACCGGCCTCCGCCCCATGACTCCCGATGGCCCGCCGATCATCGGCCCGACTCCCCTCGCCAACCTGTACCTCAACACCGGCCACGGCACCCTGGGCTGGACCATGGCCGCCGGCTCCGGCCGCGTGCTGGCCGACATGGTCTCCGGCCGCGCCGCCGACATCGACCTGGAAGGCCTGACGATCGGGCGTTACGGTGTCGGAACCGGCGGCGATCCCGCCCCCGCCAGAGGGGCGCACGCCTGA
- a CDS encoding class I SAM-dependent methyltransferase codes for MGGFKDLFSGHAALYADCRPSYPPALAQALASAAPARRLALDSGCGSGQLSVLLGAEFDRVEATDASAEQIAQATPHPRVAYRVARAEASGLPDGSCDLAVAAQAAHWFDLPAYWEEVRRVLRPGGLAALVGYGLLRIDPALDAAVDEFYGDGPGGIGRFWPPERKLVDTGYRDLDFPFREAPPPRIDMTAQWDRPKFIGYIGTWSALKAAEKQGLDPLPGFAEAVARLWPDAGEVRQVRWPLLLRIGYSA; via the coding sequence ATGGGCGGTTTCAAGGATCTCTTCTCCGGTCATGCCGCCCTCTACGCGGACTGCCGCCCAAGTTACCCGCCCGCCCTGGCCCAGGCGCTGGCTTCCGCCGCCCCGGCGCGCCGGCTGGCCCTCGACAGCGGCTGCGGGTCCGGTCAGCTCTCGGTCCTGCTCGGCGCCGAGTTCGACCGGGTCGAGGCGACCGACGCCAGCGCGGAGCAGATCGCGCAGGCCACGCCCCATCCCCGCGTCGCCTACCGGGTGGCGAGGGCGGAGGCGAGCGGCCTGCCGGACGGGAGCTGCGACCTCGCCGTCGCGGCCCAGGCCGCCCACTGGTTCGACCTGCCCGCCTATTGGGAGGAGGTGCGCCGGGTGCTCAGGCCCGGCGGGCTCGCAGCATTGGTCGGCTACGGGCTGCTGCGGATCGACCCCGCCCTGGACGCCGCGGTGGACGAGTTCTATGGCGACGGCCCCGGCGGCATCGGCCGCTTCTGGCCGCCCGAGCGGAAGCTGGTGGACACCGGCTACCGCGACCTCGACTTCCCCTTCCGCGAAGCGCCGCCGCCTCGGATCGACATGACCGCGCAGTGGGACCGGCCGAAATTCATCGGCTATATCGGCACCTGGTCGGCGCTCAAGGCGGCGGAGAAGCAGGGCCTCGACCCCCTGCCCGGCTTCGCCGAGGCGGTCGCCCGGCTGTGGCCCGACGCCGGCGAGGTCCGGCAGGTCCGCTGGCCGCTGCTGCTGCGCATCGGCTATTCCGCCTGA
- the mgrA gene encoding L-glyceraldehyde 3-phosphate reductase, which yields MPYDAAADRYGRLSYRRCGRSGLDLPAISLGLWQNFGGKDVFETGRAVLRRAFDRGVTHFDLANNYGPPPGSAEENFGRWMASDFRPYRDELVISTKAGYDMWPGPYGNFGSRKYLTASLDQSLKRMGLDYVDIFYSHRVDPNTPLEETMGALAQAVRQGKALYVGISSYSPEMTRKATDILKSMGTPCLIHQPSYSMLNRWIEDGLLDTLEELGIGCIAFSALAQGMLTSKYLDGIPDGSRATRGGSLKEGFLSEDNIQRIRQLNEIARRRGQSLAQMSLLWVLRDPRVTSALIGARTVEQLDDSLDALNGSPLTPEELAEIDRFATDGGIDLWRASSSR from the coding sequence ATGCCCTATGATGCCGCCGCCGACCGTTACGGACGGCTCTCCTACCGCCGGTGTGGCCGCAGCGGGCTCGACCTGCCGGCGATCTCGCTCGGCCTGTGGCAGAATTTCGGGGGCAAGGACGTCTTCGAGACCGGCCGCGCCGTGCTGCGCCGGGCCTTCGACCGGGGCGTCACCCATTTCGACCTGGCCAACAACTACGGCCCGCCGCCCGGCTCCGCCGAGGAGAATTTCGGCCGCTGGATGGCGTCCGACTTCCGCCCCTACCGCGACGAGCTGGTGATCTCGACCAAGGCCGGCTACGACATGTGGCCCGGCCCCTACGGCAATTTCGGCTCCCGCAAGTACCTGACCGCCAGCCTGGACCAGAGCCTGAAGCGCATGGGCCTGGACTATGTCGACATCTTCTACTCGCACCGGGTGGACCCGAACACCCCGCTGGAGGAGACCATGGGCGCGCTGGCCCAGGCGGTGCGCCAGGGTAAGGCGCTCTATGTCGGCATCTCCTCCTACTCGCCGGAGATGACGCGCAAGGCGACCGACATCCTGAAGTCCATGGGCACCCCCTGCCTGATCCACCAGCCCTCCTACTCCATGCTGAACCGCTGGATCGAGGACGGGCTGCTCGACACGCTGGAGGAACTGGGTATCGGCTGCATCGCCTTCTCGGCGCTGGCCCAGGGCATGCTGACCTCCAAGTACCTGGACGGCATCCCGGACGGCTCCCGCGCCACCCGCGGCGGCTCCCTCAAGGAGGGCTTCCTGTCGGAGGACAATATCCAGCGCATCCGCCAGCTCAACGAGATCGCCCGGCGGCGTGGCCAGTCGCTGGCCCAGATGTCCCTGCTCTGGGTGCTGCGCGATCCCCGCGTCACCTCGGCCCTGATCGGCGCCCGCACCGTCGAGCAGCTCGACGACAGCCTGGACGCCCTCAACGGCTCGCCCCTGACGCCCGAGGAGCTGGCCGAGATCGACCGCTTCGCCACGGACGGCGGCATCGACCTCTGGCGCGCCTCCTCGTCGCGCTGA
- a CDS encoding ABC transporter permease, producing MADMAIATKPRRGLRFGFLLNLTLLGLLLLMWLALSVTTDSFMTTNNIVNLLRQASLWAIIAIGQTFVIITGGIDLSVGAVVGLSSTVVALLLKADVPIWLAVTLTLLLGPVIGGFHAFGILKLGLPPFIMTLATLTAFRGIGLLMTNGATISGFPPAFTGFSRLELLGIPSLFWVVILIAIPSYILLHHSRWGRYIYAVGSNAEAARLSGVHIARTIYLAYILSATLACLAGVLTASRIAIGVATTGEGWELQSIASSVIGGTSLFGAVGSITGPLLGSMLLTTINNGANLLNVNPFWQRIITGFLIIAIVFFDQLRRRKKR from the coding sequence ATGGCTGACATGGCAATCGCGACCAAGCCCCGGCGGGGGCTCCGCTTCGGCTTCCTGCTGAACCTGACTCTGCTGGGCCTGCTGCTGCTGATGTGGCTGGCGCTGAGCGTCACGACCGACAGCTTCATGACCACCAACAACATCGTCAACCTGCTGCGCCAGGCGTCGCTGTGGGCGATCATCGCGATCGGGCAGACCTTCGTGATCATCACCGGCGGGATCGACCTGTCGGTCGGCGCGGTGGTCGGGCTGTCGAGCACGGTGGTGGCGTTGCTGCTGAAGGCCGACGTGCCGATCTGGCTGGCGGTCACGCTGACGCTGCTGCTGGGGCCGGTGATCGGCGGTTTCCACGCCTTCGGCATCCTGAAGCTGGGGCTGCCGCCCTTCATCATGACGCTGGCGACGCTGACGGCGTTCCGGGGCATCGGGCTGCTGATGACCAACGGCGCCACCATCAGCGGCTTCCCCCCGGCATTCACCGGCTTCTCCCGGCTGGAGCTGCTGGGCATCCCGTCGCTGTTCTGGGTGGTGATCCTGATCGCGATACCCAGTTACATCCTGCTGCACCACAGCCGCTGGGGCCGCTACATCTACGCGGTCGGGAGCAACGCGGAGGCCGCCCGGCTGAGCGGCGTCCACATCGCCAGGACCATCTACCTGGCCTACATCCTGTCTGCGACGCTGGCCTGCCTGGCCGGTGTGTTGACCGCCAGCCGGATCGCGATCGGCGTCGCGACCACCGGCGAGGGCTGGGAGCTCCAGTCGATCGCGTCGTCGGTGATCGGCGGGACCAGCCTGTTCGGCGCGGTCGGCAGCATCACCGGGCCGCTGCTCGGCTCGATGCTGCTGACGACCATCAACAACGGCGCCAACCTGCTGAACGTGAACCCGTTCTGGCAGCGGATCATCACCGGCTTCCTGATCATCGCGATCGTCTTCTTCGACCAGCTGCGCCGGCGCAAGAAGCGGTGA
- a CDS encoding sugar ABC transporter ATP-binding protein, translated as MTAAPAAAGAAAVPTLELRRLDKRFAGTHALKAVSLGFLPGEVHAIVGENGAGKSTLIKLLTGVYPKTSGSILWQGREVEFAGPQDALALGINAVHQEVVLCPHLTVAANIFLGDEATRFGLLRKREMNRRAQEILDGLGFHLPADAMLSDLTIGQQQLVATARAASRGTRFLVFDEPTGYLTRAETDQLFALIRRLHAEGVTIIYISHRMEEIFQIADRVSVLRDGQLIGTHVVAETNERDLIREMVNRPLDEVHHKEAIPLGETLLEVRGLSGPGFQDVSLTVRRGEIVGLYGLIGAGRSEFVQCLFGRTRKTAGDVRLRGQAVDFRREADAIGNGIVLLPESRRDQGLCLNLPVGFNLNLPVFHRISVAGFIQPGEERARAEKQMRDLRIVAASRSVDALTLSGGNQQKIVIGKWLNHGADLFIFDEPTVGVDVGTKAEIYKLMAALLRNGAGIILISSYLPEVHDLADTLHVFRKGRLTASFGHRGTDHESILAEAIGT; from the coding sequence ATGACGGCGGCGCCGGCTGCCGCGGGCGCGGCGGCCGTCCCGACGCTGGAGCTCCGCAGGCTCGACAAGCGGTTCGCCGGGACCCATGCGCTGAAGGCGGTCAGCCTCGGGTTCCTGCCCGGCGAGGTCCACGCGATCGTCGGCGAGAACGGGGCCGGCAAATCGACGCTGATCAAGCTGCTGACGGGGGTCTATCCCAAGACCTCCGGCAGCATCCTGTGGCAGGGGCGGGAGGTCGAGTTCGCCGGCCCGCAGGACGCGCTGGCGCTGGGCATCAACGCGGTCCACCAGGAGGTGGTGCTGTGCCCGCACCTGACGGTCGCGGCCAACATCTTCCTGGGCGACGAGGCCACCCGGTTCGGCCTGCTGCGCAAGCGGGAGATGAACCGCCGCGCGCAGGAGATCCTGGACGGGCTGGGCTTCCACCTGCCGGCCGACGCCATGCTGAGCGACCTGACCATCGGGCAGCAGCAGCTGGTGGCGACCGCGCGGGCGGCCAGCCGGGGCACCCGCTTCCTGGTGTTCGACGAGCCGACCGGCTACCTGACCCGAGCGGAGACCGACCAGCTCTTCGCCCTGATCCGCCGGCTGCACGCCGAAGGCGTCACGATCATCTATATCAGCCACCGGATGGAGGAGATCTTCCAGATCGCCGACCGCGTCTCGGTGCTGCGCGACGGGCAGCTGATCGGGACGCATGTGGTGGCCGAGACCAACGAGCGCGACCTGATCCGGGAGATGGTGAACCGGCCGCTGGACGAGGTCCACCACAAGGAGGCGATCCCCCTCGGCGAGACCCTGCTGGAGGTGCGCGGCCTGAGCGGCCCGGGCTTCCAGGACGTGTCCCTGACGGTGCGGCGCGGCGAGATCGTCGGGCTGTACGGCCTGATCGGGGCGGGGCGGAGCGAGTTCGTGCAGTGCCTGTTCGGCCGGACCCGCAAGACGGCGGGCGATGTGCGGCTGAGGGGCCAGGCGGTCGATTTCCGGCGGGAGGCCGACGCGATCGGCAACGGCATCGTGCTGCTGCCGGAAAGCCGCCGCGACCAGGGGCTGTGCCTGAACCTGCCGGTGGGCTTCAACCTGAACCTGCCGGTGTTCCACCGGATCAGCGTCGCCGGCTTCATCCAGCCGGGCGAGGAGCGCGCCCGGGCGGAGAAGCAGATGAGGGACCTGCGGATCGTCGCCGCGTCGCGCAGCGTCGACGCCCTGACCCTGTCGGGCGGCAACCAGCAGAAGATCGTGATCGGCAAATGGCTGAACCACGGCGCAGACCTCTTCATCTTCGACGAGCCGACCGTGGGCGTCGATGTCGGCACCAAGGCGGAGATCTACAAGCTGATGGCGGCGCTGCTGAGGAACGGCGCCGGGATCATCCTGATCTCCTCCTACCTGCCGGAGGTTCACGACCTGGCCGACACCCTGCACGTCTTCCGCAAGGGGCGGCTGACGGCCAGCTTCGGCCATCGCGGTACCGACCATGAATCCATCCTCGCCGAGGCGATAGGGACCTGA
- a CDS encoding ABC transporter substrate-binding protein gives MRKFLAATGLALALAFSHTPAQAQKPTIPIIVKDTTSFYWQIVLAGARQAGMDLGVNVQELGAQSEADINGQIGILENAVSSNPAAVVISPTQFAALGPAITEAAQQVKIIGIDSAADSKAFTSFLTTDNVQGGRAAADALAAAITQQYGAAEGEVALITSLPGVGSLDQRAKGFKEQLAAKYPKLKLTADRVADGQPTTGLNIMTDLITANPNLRGVFASNLIMAQGAGQAIAENNLGEKIKLVGFDNDERLVSFLKEGVIAALVVQDPYRMGYDGVKTALAASKGEAVPAEVDTGVNVITKANMNDPRSQELLNPKVK, from the coding sequence ATGAGGAAGTTCCTGGCCGCCACCGGCCTCGCGCTGGCGCTCGCCTTCTCGCACACCCCTGCGCAGGCTCAGAAGCCGACGATCCCGATCATCGTCAAGGACACCACGTCCTTCTACTGGCAGATCGTGCTGGCCGGCGCCCGGCAGGCCGGCATGGACCTGGGCGTCAACGTCCAGGAGCTGGGCGCCCAGTCCGAGGCCGACATCAACGGCCAGATCGGCATCCTGGAGAACGCCGTGTCCAGCAACCCGGCGGCCGTCGTGATCTCCCCCACCCAATTCGCGGCCCTGGGTCCGGCGATCACCGAGGCGGCGCAGCAGGTCAAGATCATCGGCATCGACAGTGCCGCGGACAGCAAGGCCTTCACCTCCTTCCTGACCACGGACAACGTCCAGGGCGGGCGCGCGGCGGCCGACGCGCTGGCGGCGGCAATCACCCAGCAGTACGGCGCCGCCGAGGGCGAGGTGGCGCTGATCACGTCGCTGCCGGGCGTCGGCTCGCTCGACCAGCGGGCCAAGGGCTTCAAGGAGCAGCTGGCCGCCAAGTATCCCAAGCTCAAGCTGACCGCCGACCGGGTCGCCGACGGGCAGCCGACCACCGGCCTGAACATCATGACCGACCTGATCACCGCCAATCCCAACCTGCGGGGCGTCTTCGCCAGCAACCTGATCATGGCGCAGGGCGCGGGGCAGGCCATCGCGGAGAACAACCTGGGCGAAAAGATCAAGCTGGTCGGCTTCGACAACGACGAGCGGCTGGTCAGCTTCCTGAAGGAGGGCGTGATCGCGGCCCTGGTGGTCCAGGACCCGTACCGCATGGGCTATGACGGGGTGAAGACCGCCCTGGCCGCTTCCAAGGGCGAGGCAGTGCCGGCCGAAGTGGACACCGGCGTCAACGTGATCACCAAGGCCAACATGAACGACCCCCGGTCGCAGGAGCTGCTGAACCCGAAGGTCAAGTGA
- a CDS encoding ABC transporter ATP-binding protein produces MHAYFENLLDALAPADVVQPPQRPGAFVSYFLKPIGGLLAVTLVVAGLASFSELALYAFLGWLVDWMATTGREEFLQVHGWSLAGMALVAVVIRPVLVLASRGLINLTLIPALTSRVRWRNYRWVLRQSLTFFQNDFAGRVAQKVMQTGPALREAVVNVIDGVWFLVTFLIGAIALFAALDWRLLVPVLAWIAAYAAVIWVMVPPVRRKSEALSEATSALSGRVVDSYTNILSVKLFAHAEREDEFVRSGLVRQLAAYRVVMRAIFDMTVALTVLNSLLLFAMTALAVHLWLAGAITTGSIAVATGLIIRLTQMSGWILRTVTTLFENIGTIENGIETISRPHGVTDRPRAPDLVVGKGAIRFDDVRFHYGKEGGVIENLSLDVRPGEKVGLVGRSGAGKSTLVNLLLRFYDLEGGRILIDGTDISTVTQASLRAHIGVVSQDTGLLHRSIADNIRYGRPDATREDMVRAARLAEADHFIDGLSDQRGRGGYDVLVGERGVKLSGGQRQRIAIARVILKDAPILVLDEATSALDSEVEAAIQGQLKTLMEGKTVIAIAHRLSTIAALDRLVVMDGGRVVEEGSHRELVRRGGLYARLWERQSGGFLGLPAE; encoded by the coding sequence ATGCACGCTTACTTTGAGAACCTGCTCGACGCCTTGGCACCGGCGGATGTCGTCCAGCCGCCGCAGCGTCCCGGCGCGTTCGTCAGCTACTTCCTGAAGCCGATCGGCGGCCTCCTGGCCGTCACCCTCGTGGTGGCCGGGCTCGCGTCCTTCTCCGAGCTGGCGCTCTACGCTTTCCTGGGCTGGCTGGTGGACTGGATGGCGACGACAGGAAGGGAGGAATTTCTTCAGGTCCACGGCTGGTCGCTGGCGGGCATGGCGCTGGTCGCGGTCGTCATCCGCCCGGTGCTGGTGCTCGCCTCGCGCGGGCTGATCAACCTGACGCTGATCCCGGCGCTGACCAGCCGGGTGCGGTGGCGGAACTACCGCTGGGTGCTGCGCCAGAGCCTGACCTTCTTCCAGAACGACTTCGCCGGGCGGGTCGCACAGAAGGTGATGCAGACCGGGCCGGCGCTGCGCGAGGCCGTGGTCAACGTGATCGACGGCGTCTGGTTCCTGGTGACGTTCCTGATCGGCGCCATAGCCCTGTTCGCCGCCCTGGACTGGCGGTTGCTGGTCCCGGTGCTGGCCTGGATCGCCGCCTATGCCGCCGTCATCTGGGTCATGGTGCCGCCGGTCCGCCGGAAGTCGGAAGCCCTGTCGGAGGCGACCTCCGCGCTGTCCGGCCGGGTGGTGGACAGCTACACCAACATCCTGTCGGTCAAGCTGTTCGCCCATGCCGAGCGGGAGGACGAGTTCGTCCGGAGCGGGCTGGTGCGGCAACTGGCGGCCTACCGCGTGGTCATGCGCGCGATCTTCGACATGACGGTTGCCCTGACGGTGCTGAACAGCCTGCTGCTGTTCGCCATGACCGCGCTGGCGGTCCATCTCTGGCTGGCGGGGGCGATCACCACCGGGTCGATCGCGGTGGCGACGGGGCTGATCATCCGACTGACCCAGATGTCGGGCTGGATCCTGCGCACTGTGACGACCTTGTTCGAGAATATCGGGACCATCGAGAACGGCATCGAGACCATCTCCAGGCCCCATGGCGTGACGGACCGGCCGAGGGCGCCCGACCTCGTGGTGGGAAAGGGCGCGATCCGGTTCGACGACGTCCGCTTCCATTATGGCAAGGAAGGCGGCGTGATCGAGAACCTGTCGCTCGATGTCCGTCCGGGCGAGAAGGTCGGGCTGGTCGGGCGGTCCGGCGCCGGGAAATCCACGCTGGTCAACCTGCTGCTGCGTTTCTACGACCTGGAGGGCGGCCGCATCCTGATCGACGGCACGGATATCTCGACCGTGACCCAGGCCAGCCTGCGGGCGCATATCGGCGTGGTGAGCCAGGATACGGGACTTCTGCACCGCTCGATCGCCGACAACATCCGCTATGGCCGGCCGGACGCCACCCGGGAGGACATGGTGCGGGCGGCACGGCTGGCCGAGGCCGACCACTTCATCGACGGGTTGAGCGACCAGCGCGGGCGCGGCGGCTACGACGTGCTGGTCGGCGAGCGCGGGGTCAAGCTGTCGGGTGGGCAGCGCCAGCGGATCGCCATCGCCCGCGTGATCCTGAAGGACGCGCCGATCCTGGTGCTGGACGAGGCGACCTCCGCCCTGGATTCCGAGGTCGAGGCCGCCATCCAGGGCCAGCTCAAGACCCTCATGGAGGGCAAGACCGTAATCGCCATCGCGCACCGCCTGTCCACCATAGCGGCGCTGGACCGGCTGGTAGTGATGGACGGCGGCCGCGTCGTCGAAGAGGGCAGCCACCGCGAGCTGGTCCGGCGCGGCGGCCTCTACGCCCGCCTGTGGGAGCGCCAGTCCGGCGGCTTCCTGGGGCTGCCGGCGGAGTGA
- a CDS encoding flagellin: MISSLNTNTGSYSSIRSFGAAESAAQLSQKRIASGRKVADAYDNGAAFSVAEGLRGDTAALGAANERLAVGKGMIDVAVKAGQFISSSLQDARATLIKLSDPSLSADDRANYQAQFKNQVGDIGAFVKDAKYNGVNLLDQGAQNQNIVSNGSGGSVSVRAQDLQTSLVDVLSNADVSTAGAAASLLQPGGQFAQAEDNLGSALNTLSADAKSVNNSIKSNNSIIDATNTGLGEIVDADLAKEAAALSAAQAKQQLSGQSLSIANQAPQALLGLFQ, translated from the coding sequence ATGATCAGTTCACTCAACACCAACACCGGTTCATACTCTTCGATCCGCAGTTTCGGCGCGGCGGAGAGCGCTGCGCAATTGTCGCAGAAGCGGATCGCCTCCGGGCGCAAGGTGGCGGACGCTTACGACAACGGCGCCGCCTTCAGCGTCGCGGAAGGGTTGCGCGGCGACACCGCCGCGCTGGGTGCGGCGAACGAGCGGCTTGCCGTGGGCAAGGGCATGATCGACGTCGCGGTCAAGGCCGGGCAGTTTATCTCCTCGTCCCTCCAGGATGCCAGGGCCACGCTGATCAAGCTGTCCGACCCGTCCCTCAGCGCGGACGACCGCGCGAACTATCAGGCCCAGTTCAAGAACCAGGTCGGCGACATCGGCGCCTTCGTCAAGGACGCCAAGTATAACGGCGTCAACCTGCTCGACCAGGGCGCGCAGAACCAGAACATCGTATCCAACGGCAGCGGCGGCTCCGTCTCGGTCCGGGCGCAGGATCTCCAGACTTCCCTTGTGGACGTGCTGTCCAACGCCGACGTCTCCACGGCTGGCGCCGCGGCGTCCCTGCTCCAGCCCGGCGGCCAGTTCGCCCAGGCGGAAGACAATCTCGGCTCCGCCCTCAACACCCTGTCGGCCGACGCCAAGAGCGTCAACAATTCCATCAAGTCCAACAACTCGATCATCGACGCCACCAACACGGGGTTGGGCGAGATCGTGGACGCCGACCTCGCCAAGGAAGCCGCGGCCCTGTCGGCCGCCCAGGCCAAGCAGCAGCTTTCCGGCCAGTCCCTGTCGATCGCCAACCAAGCCCCCCAGGCCCTGCTCGGGCTGTTCCAGTAA
- a CDS encoding terminase small subunit, whose translation MLDHQPQTQPQAASAPPVIVLPPRQEAFCQAMACNVGAAEAARRAGYSPKGAKQRGAVLMTQPEIQVRVAQLRADRRAGHQADLEEAATLVRTIMDEAVERKNLGLGLRAVELWLKLRGVIQDKRIPHHFLGDRPHPDADLETLDCDLDDETTEAAPARPATRPATPAKPSRPAPTRNSDLSALPIVTSPKTAALFGSTSLSAPVPLFQKAPTRSAAAAGARVTAPAAE comes from the coding sequence ATGCTCGACCACCAGCCCCAGACACAGCCACAAGCCGCCTCCGCCCCGCCCGTGATCGTGCTGCCGCCCCGCCAGGAAGCCTTCTGCCAGGCCATGGCCTGCAACGTCGGCGCGGCGGAAGCGGCGCGGCGGGCGGGTTACTCGCCCAAGGGCGCCAAGCAGCGCGGCGCCGTCCTGATGACCCAGCCGGAGATCCAGGTCCGCGTGGCCCAGCTCCGCGCCGACCGCCGCGCCGGCCATCAAGCCGACCTAGAGGAGGCGGCAACCCTGGTCAGGACGATCATGGACGAGGCGGTGGAGCGCAAGAACCTCGGGCTGGGCCTGCGCGCGGTCGAACTGTGGCTGAAGCTGCGCGGCGTGATCCAGGACAAGCGCATCCCGCACCACTTCCTCGGCGACAGGCCCCACCCCGACGCCGACCTGGAGACTCTGGACTGCGACCTGGACGACGAAACTACCGAGGCCGCCCCGGCCAGGCCCGCGACCCGGCCCGCTACGCCGGCAAAGCCCTCCCGGCCGGCTCCGACGCGGAATAGTGACCTTTCGGCCCTTCCGATAGTGACCTCCCCCAAGACGGCGGCCCTGTTCGGCTCCACCTCCTTGTCCGCCCCGGTGCCGCTCTTCCAGAAAGCGCCCACCCGGAGCGCGGCCGCTGCCGGCGCGCGGGTCACCGCTCCGGCAGCGGAATGA
- a CDS encoding pirin family protein: MDLLETLVVARTGDIGGFAVRRALPSVKRRMVGPFVFLDQMGPAEFVIGHGLDVRPHPHIGLATVTYLFEGEILHRDSLGTIQPIQPGAVNWMTAGRGISHSERTAPELRARGFNLFGIQSWVALPAHAEETDPAFVHHPADDLPLIEGEGKRVRVIAGSLYGAASPVATLTETFYADAALDAGASIPLPADQEERAVYVVQGRIDIAGDRFEPGQLLVFRPGDAITITALEPARLMLLGGAAMDGPRHIWWNFVSSSKDRIEQAKADWKAGRFGAVPDDAEFIPLPER; the protein is encoded by the coding sequence ATGGATCTTCTGGAAACGCTCGTCGTTGCGCGCACCGGGGATATCGGCGGGTTCGCGGTCCGCCGCGCCCTGCCGTCGGTAAAGCGGCGCATGGTAGGGCCGTTCGTGTTCCTCGACCAGATGGGGCCGGCGGAGTTCGTCATAGGCCACGGCCTGGACGTCAGGCCGCACCCGCATATCGGGCTCGCGACCGTCACCTATCTGTTCGAAGGCGAGATCCTGCATCGCGACAGCCTGGGCACGATCCAGCCGATCCAGCCCGGCGCCGTCAACTGGATGACGGCGGGCCGGGGCATCTCCCATTCGGAGCGCACGGCGCCGGAGTTGCGGGCGCGCGGCTTCAACCTGTTCGGCATCCAGTCCTGGGTCGCTCTTCCCGCCCATGCGGAGGAAACCGATCCCGCCTTCGTCCACCATCCGGCGGACGACCTGCCGCTGATCGAGGGCGAGGGCAAGCGCGTGCGGGTGATCGCCGGCTCCCTGTATGGGGCGGCGTCGCCGGTCGCGACGTTGACCGAGACCTTCTACGCCGATGCGGCGCTGGACGCCGGGGCCAGCATCCCGCTGCCCGCCGACCAGGAGGAGCGGGCGGTCTATGTTGTCCAGGGGCGGATCGATATCGCGGGCGACCGGTTCGAGCCGGGGCAGCTCCTGGTCTTCCGCCCCGGCGACGCGATCACCATCACCGCGCTAGAGCCTGCACGCCTGATGCTGCTGGGCGGGGCGGCGATGGACGGTCCCCGGCATATCTGGTGGAACTTCGTCTCCAGCTCGAAGGACCGCATCGAGCAGGCCAAGGCCGACTGGAAGGCCGGGCGCTTCGGCGCGGTGCCGGACGACGCGGAGTTCATTCCGCTGCCGGAGCGGTGA